The Podarcis raffonei isolate rPodRaf1 chromosome 2, rPodRaf1.pri, whole genome shotgun sequence genome window below encodes:
- the KCNJ2 gene encoding inward rectifier potassium channel 2: MGSVRTNRYSIVSSEEDGMKLATMAVANGFGNGKSKVHTRQQCRSRFVKKDGHCNVQFINVGEKGQRYLADIFTTCVDIRWRWMLLIFCLAFILSWLFFGCVFWLIALLHGDLDKKEGLCVSEVRSFTAAFLFSIETQTTIGYGFRCVTDECPIAVFMVVFQSIVGCIIDAFIIGAVMAKMAKPKKRNETLIFSDNAVIAMRDGKLCLMWRVGNLRKSHLVEAHVRAQLLKSRITTEGEYIPLDQIDINVGFDSGIDRIFLVSPITIVHEIDEESPLYDLSKQDMDNTDFEIVVILEGMVEATAMTTQCRSSYLANEILWGHRYEPVLFEEKNYYKVDYSRFHKTYEVPNTPLCSARDLAEKKYILSNANSFCYENEVALTGKEEEDSDNGVPESTSTDTQPEMEPHSQAGVPLEPRPLRRESEI, translated from the coding sequence ATGGGCAGCGTGCGAACCAACCGCTACAGCATAGTTTCCTCGGAAGAGGACGGCATGAAGCTGGCCACCATGGCTGTTGCCAATGGCTTTGGGAATGGCAAGAGCAAGGTACACACCAGGCAGCAGTGCCGGAGCCGGTTCGTCAAGAAAGATGGCCACTGCAATGTTCAGTTCATAAACGTGGGAGAGAAAGGACAGCGGTACCTAGCAGACATCTTTACCACCTGCGTAGACATCCGCTGGAGGTGGATGTTGCTCatcttctgcctggctttcatcCTCTCCTGGCTGTTTTTTGGTTGTGTGTTTTGGTTGATTGCCTTATTGCACGGGGACCTCGATAAAAAGGAAGGACTCTGTGTCTCTGAAGTTCGCAGCTTCACTGCGGCCTTCCTTTTCTCCATTGAAACGCAGACGACGATTGGCTACGGCTTTAGGTGTGTCACGGACGAGTGCCCCATCGCAGTCTTTATGGTGGTTTTCCAGTCGATAGTTGGCTGCATCATTGATGCCTTCATCATTGGTGCTGTGATGGCTAAGATGGCCAAGCCGAAGAAGAGGAACGAAACTCTCATCTTCAGCGACAATGCGGTGATAGCTATGAGGGATGGAAAGCTGTGCTTGATGTGGCGGGTTGGGAATCTACGCAAAAGCCACTTGGTGGAAGCTCACGTGAGAGCCCAGCTCCTCAAATCCCGAATCACCACTGAAGGAGAATACATCCCGCTAGACCAAATCGACATCAACGTCGGGTTTGACAGTGGGATAGACCGCATATTTTTGGTGTCACCTATTACAATTGTCCACGAAATAGATGAAGAGAGCCCATTGTATGACTTAAGTAAGCAAGATATGGACAACACAGACTTTGAAATTGTAGTAATATTAGAAGGCATGGTGGAAGCTACTGCCATGACTACCCAGTGCCGTAGCTCCTATCTGGCAAACGAAATCCTCTGGGGCCACCGTTATGAGCCTGTACTGTTTGAAGAGAAGAACTACTACAAAGTGGATTATTCTAGGTTCCACAAAACGTATGAAGTGCCCAACACACCCCTCTGTAGTGCCAGAGACTTAGCGGAAAAGAAATATATCCTCTCTAATGCAAACTCATTTTGCTACGAGAACGAAGTAGCCCTCAcgggcaaagaggaagaagatagTGACAATGGAGTGCCCGAGAGCACGAGTACAGACACACAGCCAGAGATGGAGCcccacagccaagctggtgtcccCCTAGAGCCTAGGCCTTTAAGGCGGGAATCTGAAATATGA